The genomic window ttttaaattttgtggacTTATTATTCTTGTATGTATTATCCGATACTTTCTAGTCTACAGCCAGAAGAATTGTTTATATTATTccgtatatatttattgttaattaaaGCTCTATTATATTAGTATTTAAACTGTAAatatatcttaatatatatatttggcatacCCATTATAATCCATATAATTCTTTTCAGGTCGATTTAGAACCCGAATTAAGTATAAACAATATCCAAGAAGAGTAAgtataaaaagttataatataAAACTTTCACGGTGCTTTTGTACGGCTATGGAAACTTCCCACATATGGGGGCGTGGAAAACAGCGCGTGTTTTAGTAGTAATCTTAGCGTCAGAAGCTGCAACTTAGAACTATATTTCTACTGAACTAATAATTGCGAGCCAAAACATTCAGGAGTGTAAAAATGACAATTATTCCATTAGTTTCCGTTGAACCACCACGAACCAAATGGCGCCATCGCAAGTAAATTTCTGTAATGTGATTATTTTGGCTTTGTTCTTAAGACACCGTCTCAAAGTTCCACAATGTGCTAAGTATTTAAAAAAGCGAGAACTAGAAATTGTGCAAAGTTCTCTTGGCATATTTTTTGATGTCTTGTTAGTTTATAAAAGATAAATTGACTGTATTCATTTATAATAGTACTGCGTAAAGGgtaattaaaacatttatgtTCATATTTTAAACGTTTAACAcaatttatatttctatatgtGGCAGCTGTGATATTTGAAgctttatttaacatttttctccTCAAAATGGCTGGGCTTCATTTTATATCCCACTGACTGGTAGTCAtgcggtttttttttaatgaagacATGTCACTAAAGTATATAACACTTTTCACGAAAAAATGTTATAcattgctttattttatatattagctCAACAAgccaaatattaattaattcataattaaatcaaatttgacAGCGCAATAGATTCGATTGGCTATCGTGCCGTGTTCCTAAACGCTAATCTCCGTGTGAATATAAACAGCTgtgctttattatattttttttaacaaaaactgtttttgCAAATAATGCAAACATATAGTAggtacaaaataaaaactcaagTACATCTAATACATTGGTAATTTCTGTTTTTATCGATAATAATATTGCTTATGATATTGTTAAAAACATCACTTATCTGTCATGTCATATCAACAACAAACCGATAAAAACTTTCGTAGTTAAACAACAGCTGCACAAGTATTTGACGCCACGCAGAAACATGAAGGAAATTAGTTGAATAGAATATCCTTAGTATGGctttaatttattacatacttTTTATCTAacacaataaaacaatattaataaattgtacGTATATGTTTACAATTTTCAGAGTTGAAGGACAGGAAACTATACAGTTGTCAGAGGAAACTGTAAATCCCGGTAAAATAAAGCTAGGTCCCAAAGATTTTGAGTTAAAGAAGGTACTAGGTAAAGGTGGTTACGGCAAAGTTTTTCAGGTTAGTTCAATTCATATTTCTtctagtttttttatatataaattgtatttaatttaggTGCGTAAAACTGCGGGCAGAGACGCCAACAAATACTTCGCCATGAAAGTTCTTAAAAAAGCCTCAATAGTCACAAATCAAAAAGATACAGCGCATACTAGAGCTGAAAGAAATATATTAGAAGCTGTAAAGGTATTTTCAACATACTTTTCAATAGATTATCGTTTGAAAATTCATTTGCGCATTTTCAATTTCAGCATCCATTCATCGTTGAGCTTGTATATGCGTTCCAAACTGATGGaaagttatatttaattttggaatatttaaGTGGTGGTgaattatttatgcatttagaGCGAGAAGGCATATTTTTGGAGGATACAACATGGTAaatgcgcacatacatatatatgtataattccatttgtaaatataatttttttatattctatttataGCTTTTATCTAAGTGAAATTATACTAGCTTTGGGACATTTACACAAATTGGGCATTATTTATCGCGATTTGAAGCCAGAAAACATCCTCTTGGACGCACAAGGACACGTAAAATTAACTGATTTCGGTTTGTGTAAAGAGCACATTCAAGAAGGTATCGTTACGCACACGTTTTGTGGCACAATAGAGTACATGTAAGTGAAATTATtgctttaagaaatattttgttttttttccattcaatagtgataaaattaattgtattttatataaagggCACCTGAAATCCTAACTCGTAATGGCCACGGAAAAGCAGTTGATTGGTGGTCGTTGGGTGCATTAATGTTCGATATGTTAACAGGCATGGTAAGTTTTTTCTACACATTGCTAacagtaaaatcaaataatttttaattttctttttgtttacattttagcCACCATTTACTGCTGAAAACAGAAAGAAAACCATCGAAACGATTTTAAAAGCTAAACTAGTTCTACCTGCCTACCTCACGCCCGAAGCTAGAGATTTAGTGCGTCGTTTGATGAAACGCCAAGTGCCACAAAGACTGGGTAGTGGTCCGGAAGATGCGGCCGCCGTACAGTCACATCCATTCTTTAAACATGTTAATTGGGATGATGTATTGGCCCGGCGGCTGGAGCCACCAATCAAACCCATATtggtaaatatatattaataaatttataaattatgtaGTCAAAAAGGTGGCAAGggttccaaataaaaaaaaaactttaaatgccgtgcgcaaataaaaaagcttccaAATAAGTATCGCAGCTacttatatgctataatgatccgatctgaattTGTTTTTCCTTCAGAAGGAAACCTTAATATACTATTTTctggttataaaaatattgcagtttAATATCAATGCAAATGTAGAACGATTagtttacaattaatattttataaattttatttgtcattttgtaattttgttttctttttttacagcGAAGTGAGGATGATGTGTCTCAATTCGATACAAGATTTACAAGACAAATACCAGTTGACTCTCCAGATGATACAACGCTTAGCGAgagtgcaaacttaatatttcaagtaagtgcatatttgtgctgtgtgttattattgttattgagATGAAAAATTTCGCCAGTCTTCCCTTTATTGCGACTCAACTGTTGTgagatttgtatgtattttcactTATGAATATGCAGCCTTATTTACTGTAAGAGTGTCATAGTATATCCTAACAATGAACTAAACTAGGAGAAAAATTGTTCAATACCTGCTAGTGTGAACTCTTTAGATTTTAGTGGAGTATACGCGTGACAATACTGATCTTGTAACAGGAAACATTTTCAATGAGTTTTATTGGCTATGGTATTGAAGTGATAGTCCTAGGCTAGAAAAAAATCGTCGTCACTATAGGTTCCGGTGCTTATTCTCCTCTAGCACATTAAAGTTGGAAGGAAACAGTTTTAatacttaatttaacttaatttgcTTAGACTTCAGACAAAGCAATTGCACGACCGTCAACTCGCCAGTATTCTTCAAAAGTATGTCAGGTATTTTTTCTGCtgctacaacaataaataaaaccataAGGATTTGCTTTTGGactttatcataaaaaaatattttaacacaatTATTGTTTCAGTGCACAGTACAGTTTCTGTAAATATAATACATTcttgtaataaatattaaaattaactagtCTATACTtaataagatataaaacaaGTCCATATTGTTAAGCTGCACCACATTGGAAATGCGGCTCTTTTAATGGTATGCCAGTAGGGCCATCGGTGTATTCGCAAAAATTTAAACCGATTCGTCGAAATGGATGGCATTTACTTTTGGGATTACCCCATTTACCTTTGAATGATAACCATGATGGCACCAAAGCGCGtccttgaaaatatttcaattaaaattgagagctgtgtgtgtttttatagaatttataaTTACTAACCGTAAGATTTTAGGTTTTCATATGAAATATCCACCGATTTCCATGTGTTCCATGGTGTGCCAAATCCATTTATGTCATAGAGTCGCGCTACTTTGACAAAACGATGTTTTCCTGGTGCCGTCCACAGACCATGGGAACCctaaatacaaaaatgtaaa from Bactrocera tryoni isolate S06 chromosome 5, CSIRO_BtryS06_freeze2, whole genome shotgun sequence includes these protein-coding regions:
- the LOC120779149 gene encoding ribosomal protein S6 kinase beta-2 — translated: MADVTDASGVFDLELHEEENPRDSDDDRIELDDVDLEPELSINNIQEEVEGQETIQLSEETVNPGKIKLGPKDFELKKVLGKGGYGKVFQVRKTAGRDANKYFAMKVLKKASIVTNQKDTAHTRAERNILEAVKHPFIVELVYAFQTDGKLYLILEYLSGGELFMHLEREGIFLEDTTCFYLSEIILALGHLHKLGIIYRDLKPENILLDAQGHVKLTDFGLCKEHIQEGIVTHTFCGTIEYMAPEILTRNGHGKAVDWWSLGALMFDMLTGMPPFTAENRKKTIETILKAKLVLPAYLTPEARDLVRRLMKRQVPQRLGSGPEDAAAVQSHPFFKHVNWDDVLARRLEPPIKPILRSEDDVSQFDTRFTRQIPVDSPDDTTLSESANLIFQGFTYVAPSILEDMQRANRMPARSPRRTPRQHHEGSYRMQFPPQRGIYPRATPPHLQAFPPRPSPQDEMMDVQGVPIV